The window GGATTCTCGCATTGGTATCATAGTCTTTTCCATCAATGGTAACAGTAGGAGTTGTTGCGGTATTGCTGAGGATTACTGTCACAGTACCCTTATCTCCGGGCATGAATGCCTCAGGGTTAGAGATTACTTCCTTGAGTTCCAGAGTACCTTTGCTGTCAAAGGTTTCAGTACCTATCCTTATATCAAAAGTTTTCTCACTCCAGGGGCTGGTTTTATCGAGCCTTGTACGGATGTCAATTGACCTGATTCCCTTCTGAGCATTCTTGTCCACGAAAAGGTGAAACTCTTTGGAGGCAAATTTGTCGGGAGAAAGAGCCCCTATATTCTGCACTGCGTTTGCCTTTGAGTCCAGAGAAAAGGGATATTCAGGGACGATCTCAATATCAACATCATCTGCCCGATCTCTGCCTACGTTTTCTACCTGAACTGTCAGGTCCAGATACTGCCCTATTTTAGCAGGGTAAGGGTTTGTTTCAACTATTGTAATTTTCAGGTTTGCACTGGCAGTCGCCGCAGAAGCGGGCGCTGCAAAAATAAATGAAACTAAAAGCAGAAATATAACTACAAAAGCAATTGGAGTCTTCAGTCCTGTCATTCTCACTCATCCTGATTGACTATAATCATAAACTTAATTATTAGGGGTGTTCTGGGTTACACTGGATTATCCTGATTATCATATTATTCTGATTATCATATTATTCTGGTTATTATATTAGTCTGTTTTATCCTGAAAAGATTTCGTACCAACTCTGCCGGTTAGAATCACATCTATTGTGAAACCCAACGCCAGGAAAACCAGGTGGATCATTACTCAAAAGAAGAAAGGAAAAAGGCTTCTAATATAGTGAGATCCAGGGGATCTCAGTCCAGCAAGTTCAGCAAATTTGGACGAAATATCAGGAAACAGGTCAGGTTCCCTCTGTTGGTAAAAACCCTTGCCTTCCAAAAAACCGGTGCATGAAGGCGGATGCCCCCTGAATAATTCGTTGGAATTATTCATAAATGGTCGTCAATAGCATCTCGTGTTCTTTCTTTTCACGCGCCGCGCAAGACTTGAGCTTACCTGTGTACAGTAGATAATAACTAACTCAATATCCTTGCTGGGAACTCTAATACCAAAATATCAACTATGCAGCAGGGGACGACATTATTATTTTGAGTATTGGATGATTCTAAGTACACTGAATCTTCCGAGTTATTTCAGCTTATTCCGAGTTATTTCAGCTTATTCCGAGTTGTTCTGGATCATTCCGTCTTTTACGAGCACTATCCTGTCAGCATACTTCGCAATATCTGGATCATGTGTAATCATCACGATAGTCCTGCCATCTTCATTAAGTCTGGTAAACATGCCGAGGATTTCGCAACCTGTTCTGGAGTCCAGGTTTCCTGTAGGCTCATCCGCAAGGAGAATTGCCGGGTCATTGATTAGAGCTCTGGCAATAGCTACCCTTTGCGCTTGCCCTCCTGAAAGTTCTCCTGGCTTGTGGTGCATGCGGTCCTCAAGCCCGACCATTCTAAGAAGTTCTTTTGCCCTTTTGCGCGTATCTACACCCTCTCTTGTGTTAGCATAGGTGGGCAGTTCAACGTTTTCAAGAGCTGTAAGCCTTGGAATCAGGTTGAAGGTCTGGAACATAAAGCCTATCTCAAGTCCCCTGAGCTTGGCAACCTCCTTATCGGATAGTGTATTGATATCAAGGCCTTTAATCATGATTTTCCCTTCTG is drawn from Methanosarcina lacustris Z-7289 and contains these coding sequences:
- a CDS encoding ABC transporter ATP-binding protein, coding for MKTKILNNEVSSPEGSNQEAGRSSGTEGKMPPEESLFASDKTSKEEPFKCELPRSSRPDSGAGEETLQKGPPVIEVIDVKKSYTLGDMEVPILSDINLTVREGEFLAIMGPSGSGKSTLMNLIGFLDRPTEGKIMIKGLDINTLSDKEVAKLRGLEIGFMFQTFNLIPRLTALENVELPTYANTREGVDTRKRAKELLRMVGLEDRMHHKPGELSGGQAQRVAIARALINDPAILLADEPTGNLDSRTGCEILGMFTRLNEDGRTIVMITHDPDIAKYADRIVLVKDGMIQNNSE